Proteins from a single region of Streptococcus oralis:
- a CDS encoding effector binding domain-containing protein has product MKHQTKPSFTLVGKSILIEGTTVHEHHYSKEKTAFYNQLFKEGMLGKLMPHSIDKRGYALIVPHKDGIQYYAGVAANNVVAGYESILVPEKDYLVSSASGDKSRLLFDKLEDNFFEGEYSSLYNDGIILEILLNGNPMDAEVELWVPNSTN; this is encoded by the coding sequence ATGAAACATCAAACTAAACCATCGTTTACCTTAGTTGGCAAGAGTATTTTGATAGAAGGAACTACAGTTCATGAACATCACTATTCTAAAGAGAAAACGGCATTCTATAATCAGTTATTTAAAGAAGGAATGCTGGGAAAATTGATGCCCCATTCCATAGATAAAAGAGGCTATGCTTTGATAGTTCCTCATAAAGATGGTATACAATACTACGCAGGAGTTGCGGCAAATAATGTTGTGGCAGGTTACGAAAGCATTCTTGTCCCAGAGAAAGATTATTTAGTAAGCTCAGCCAGTGGTGATAAATCAAGACTCTTGTTTGACAAATTGGAGGATAACTTTTTTGAGGGAGAATATAGCTCGCTTTACAATGATGGAATTATCTTAGAAATACTTTTAAACGGTAATCCCATGGATGCAGAAGTTGAGCTTTGGGTTCCCAATTCAACAAACTAA
- the trpD gene encoding anthranilate phosphoribosyltransferase — MKEIIEKLAKFENLTGVEMTDVIERIVTGRVTEAQIASLLLALKMKGETPEERTAIAQVMRGHAQHIPTEIHDAMDNCGTGGDKSFSFNISTTAAFVLAGGGIHMAKHGNRSISSKSGSADVLQALGINLDLKPAELGKVFDKTGIVFLFAKNMHPAMKYIMPARLELGIPTIMNLTGPLIHPMALETQLLGISRPELLESTAQVLKNMGRKRAIVVAGPEGLDEAGLNGTTNIALLENGEITLSSFTPEDLGMERYAIEDIRGGNAQENAEILLSVLKNEPSPFLETTVLNAGLGFYANGKVDSIKEGVALARQVIASGKAIEKLRLLQEYQK, encoded by the coding sequence ATGAAAGAGATTATTGAAAAATTAGCAAAATTTGAAAATTTGACAGGTGTGGAAATGACGGATGTCATCGAGCGTATCGTAACCGGGCGTGTAACAGAGGCGCAGATTGCTTCTCTCCTCTTGGCCCTTAAGATGAAGGGGGAAACACCTGAAGAGCGCACAGCCATTGCCCAAGTCATGAGAGGCCATGCCCAACATATTCCAACTGAAATCCATGACGCCATGGACAACTGTGGTACTGGTGGAGACAAGTCCTTCAGCTTTAACATTTCGACCACTGCAGCCTTTGTCTTGGCTGGTGGCGGCATTCATATGGCAAAACACGGTAACCGCTCGATTTCTTCTAAATCGGGTTCGGCAGATGTCCTTCAAGCATTGGGCATCAATCTTGACCTCAAACCAGCTGAACTAGGTAAGGTTTTCGATAAAACTGGAATCGTCTTTCTCTTCGCTAAAAATATGCACCCAGCAATGAAGTACATTATGCCAGCTCGTTTGGAATTAGGGATTCCTACGATTATGAACTTGACTGGTCCCCTGATTCATCCAATGGCCTTGGAAACACAGCTTCTTGGAATTAGTCGTCCAGAACTGCTAGAAAGTACAGCTCAGGTATTGAAAAATATGGGTCGCAAACGTGCCATCGTGGTTGCTGGACCAGAAGGGCTTGATGAAGCTGGCTTGAACGGAACAACCAATATTGCTCTTCTTGAAAATGGCGAAATCACCTTGTCAAGCTTCACTCCGGAGGATCTGGGGATGGAACGTTACGCTATCGAAGATATTCGTGGAGGGAATGCTCAGGAAAATGCAGAAATTTTGCTTAGTGTTCTTAAAAACGAACCAAGCCCATTTTTGGAAACGACAGTTCTAAATGCTGGTCTTGGTTTCTATGCTAATGGTAAGGTTGATAGTATTAAAGAAGGTGTTGCCTTGGCCCGTCAAGTGATTGCTAGTGGCAAGGCCATTGAAAAACTCAGACTGTTACAGGAGTACCAAAAATGA
- a CDS encoding aminodeoxychorismate/anthranilate synthase component II: MILLIDNYDSFTYNLAQYIGNFAEVQVLRNDDSKLYEEAEKADGLVFSPGPGWPVDAGKMEDMIRDFAGKKPILGICLGHQAIAEVFGGQLGLAPKVMHGKQSHISFEVPSVLYQGIEDGRPVMRYHSILIEEMPEGFEVTARSTDDQAIMGIQHKTLPIYGFQYHPESIGTPDGLSSIQNFIEKVVK, from the coding sequence ATGATTTTATTGATTGACAACTATGATTCCTTTACCTATAACTTGGCCCAATACATCGGGAATTTTGCAGAAGTACAGGTCTTGAGAAATGATGATTCCAAACTGTATGAAGAAGCTGAAAAAGCAGATGGTCTGGTCTTTTCTCCTGGTCCAGGTTGGCCAGTTGATGCTGGAAAGATGGAAGACATGATTCGTGACTTTGCAGGTAAGAAGCCGATTCTAGGAATTTGTTTGGGTCACCAAGCTATCGCAGAAGTCTTTGGTGGACAGTTAGGCTTGGCTCCCAAAGTTATGCATGGGAAACAGAGCCATATCAGCTTTGAAGTGCCTTCTGTTCTCTATCAAGGTATTGAGGATGGTCGTCCAGTCATGCGTTACCACAGTATTTTGATTGAAGAAATGCCAGAAGGCTTTGAAGTGACAGCTCGTTCGACTGATGACCAAGCCATTATGGGAATTCAACACAAAACCCTTCCAATTTATGGCTTCCAGTACCATCCAGAGAGTATCGGAACGCCAGACGGCTTGTCTTCTATTCAGAATTTTATCGAGAAGGTTGTAAAGTGA
- a CDS encoding GNAT family N-acetyltransferase: protein MMIRFEENVSIENAQLLCQWSNSLGKSFQEQWMGTMIPFPLTIQILQDLEGIFSIFDGQEFVGLIQKIRLEDRNLHIGRFFINPQKQGQGLGSQALRKFVSLAFENEDIDTISLNVYEANQTAYNLYQKEGFEIVQMVETPIRKYIMKKGR from the coding sequence ATGATGATTCGTTTTGAAGAAAATGTGAGCATAGAAAACGCTCAGCTCTTATGCCAATGGTCCAACTCCCTTGGCAAATCCTTTCAAGAACAATGGATGGGAACAATGATTCCTTTTCCCTTAACAATTCAAATCTTGCAAGATTTGGAAGGAATCTTTTCAATCTTTGATGGACAAGAGTTTGTGGGGCTTATCCAGAAAATCAGACTAGAAGACAGGAATCTTCATATCGGGAGATTTTTTATCAACCCCCAGAAACAGGGACAAGGCTTAGGTAGCCAGGCTTTAAGGAAATTTGTTAGTTTGGCCTTTGAAAATGAAGACATAGATACTATTTCTCTAAATGTCTACGAGGCAAATCAAACAGCTTACAATCTTTACCAAAAAGAAGGATTTGAAATCGTTCAAATGGTTGAAACACCTATACGAAAATACATCATGAAAAAGGGGAGATAG
- the trpC gene encoding indole-3-glycerol phosphate synthase TrpC, whose product MSQEFLARILEQKAREVEQMELEQIQPLRQTYRLAEFLKNHQDRLQVIAEVKKASPSLGDINLDVDIVQQAQTYEANGAVMISVLTDEIFFKGHLDYLREISSQVEIPTLNKDFIIDEKQIIRARNAGATVILLIVAALSEERLKELYDYATELGLEVLVETHNLAELEVAHRLGAEIIGVNNRNLTTFEVDLQTSVDLAQHFKEDRYYISESAIFTGQDAERVAPYFNGILVGTALMQAEDVAQRIKELQIDKG is encoded by the coding sequence ATGAGTCAGGAATTTTTAGCACGAATCTTAGAGCAGAAGGCGCGTGAAGTCGAGCAAATGGAGCTGGAGCAAATCCAGCCCTTGCGCCAGACCTATCGCTTGGCAGAATTTTTGAAGAATCATCAGGACAGATTACAGGTAATCGCTGAGGTCAAGAAAGCTAGCCCTAGTCTGGGAGATATCAATCTCGATGTGGATATTGTGCAACAGGCCCAGACTTATGAAGCAAACGGCGCAGTGATGATTTCGGTTTTGACAGATGAGATTTTCTTTAAAGGACATTTGGATTATCTACGAGAGATCTCCAGTCAGGTAGAGATTCCGACGCTCAACAAGGACTTTATCATCGATGAAAAGCAAATCATCCGTGCTCGCAATGCCGGTGCGACAGTTATTTTGCTCATTGTGGCTGCCTTGTCAGAAGAACGTCTCAAGGAACTGTATGACTACGCGACAGAGCTTGGACTGGAAGTCTTGGTGGAAACCCACAATCTAGCTGAACTAGAAGTAGCCCACAGACTTGGTGCTGAGATTATTGGGGTTAATAATCGCAATTTGACCACCTTTGAAGTCGACTTGCAGACCAGTGTAGACTTGGCCCAGCACTTTAAGGAAGATCGTTATTACATCTCTGAATCTGCTATTTTCACAGGGCAGGATGCGGAACGAGTAGCACCATATTTTAACGGAATTTTGGTGGGAACAGCTCTTATGCAGGCAGAGGATGTGGCTCAAAGAATCAAGGAGTTGCAGATTGACAAAGGTTAA
- the trpA gene encoding tryptophan synthase subunit alpha, with product MPKTLTEKLNAIKAAGKGIFVPYIMAGDHEKGLDGLAETIHFLEDLGVSAIEVGIPFSDPVADGPVIEEAGLRSLAQGTSTQALVETLKTIETEVPLVIMTYFNPLFQYGVEKFVKDLADTAVKGLIIPDLPHEHANFVEPFLADTDIALIPLVSLTTGLERQKELIEGAEGFVYAVAINGVTGKSGNYRADLDKHLAQLHQVADIPVLTGFGVSSQADVERFNAVSDGVIVGSKIVKALHQGEPIEDFIKQAVAYQK from the coding sequence ATGCCTAAGACACTAACAGAAAAATTGAATGCTATCAAAGCAGCTGGAAAAGGAATTTTTGTTCCCTATATCATGGCTGGAGACCATGAGAAAGGCTTGGATGGTCTCGCTGAAACAATCCACTTTTTAGAAGATTTGGGTGTCTCAGCTATTGAAGTGGGTATTCCCTTTTCTGACCCTGTTGCAGATGGACCTGTTATCGAAGAAGCAGGCTTGCGCAGTTTAGCTCAGGGGACTTCGACCCAGGCTTTGGTTGAAACCTTGAAAACCATTGAAACAGAGGTTCCGCTTGTTATCATGACCTACTTTAACCCCCTCTTTCAGTACGGTGTGGAGAAATTTGTCAAAGATTTGGCAGATACAGCGGTTAAAGGATTGATTATCCCAGACCTGCCTCATGAGCATGCCAACTTTGTGGAGCCATTTTTGGCAGATACAGATATTGCATTGATTCCCCTAGTTAGCTTGACAACAGGACTTGAGCGTCAAAAAGAGTTGATTGAAGGAGCAGAAGGTTTTGTCTATGCCGTTGCCATCAATGGGGTGACAGGGAAGTCAGGCAATTACCGAGCAGACTTGGACAAGCACTTGGCACAATTGCATCAAGTAGCTGACATTCCAGTCTTGACAGGTTTTGGTGTATCAAGTCAAGCCGATGTAGAACGCTTCAATGCGGTGTCAGATGGTGTTATCGTTGGTTCGAAAATTGTAAAAGCTCTCCACCAAGGAGAGCCGATTGAGGACTTTATCAAACAAGCAGTAGCTTACCAAAAATAA
- a CDS encoding prepilin peptidase encodes MIDLYFFLVGSILASFLGLVIDRFPEQSIIRPASHCDSCQTRLRPLDLIPILSQVFNRFRCRYCKVRFPFWYALFELGLGLIFLSWSWDFLSLGQVILITAGLTLGIYDFRHQEYPLLVWLTFHLILMAFCGWNLVMLFFLALGIMAHFIDIRMGAGDFLFLASCALVFSVTELLILIQFASATGILAFLPQKKKERLPFVPFLLLAATIIIFYQFLLVC; translated from the coding sequence ATGATTGATCTTTATTTTTTTCTCGTCGGGAGCATTCTCGCTTCCTTTCTCGGTTTGGTCATTGACCGTTTCCCTGAGCAATCCATTATTCGACCAGCTAGTCACTGCGATTCCTGTCAGACTCGCTTGCGTCCGTTAGACCTAATTCCTATCCTCTCTCAGGTCTTCAATCGCTTTCGCTGTCGCTATTGCAAGGTACGCTTTCCTTTCTGGTATGCCCTTTTTGAACTAGGCTTAGGGCTCATCTTTCTGTCTTGGTCTTGGGACTTTCTTTCCTTGGGTCAAGTCATCCTAATCACTGCTGGTTTGACCTTGGGCATCTACGACTTTCGCCATCAGGAATATCCTTTACTAGTCTGGCTGACGTTCCACCTAATCCTCATGGCTTTCTGTGGTTGGAATCTGGTTATGCTCTTCTTCCTTGCCCTTGGAATCATGGCTCATTTTATCGATATCCGCATGGGCGCAGGGGATTTTCTCTTTCTGGCTTCTTGTGCTCTCGTCTTTAGTGTGACCGAATTACTCATCTTGATTCAGTTTGCTTCTGCGACGGGGATCCTAGCTTTTCTCCCGCAAAAGAAAAAGGAAAGACTTCCTTTTGTGCCTTTCCTCTTACTTGCTGCGACTATAATAATTTTCTATCAGTTCTTATTAGTTTGTTGA
- the amaP gene encoding alkaline shock response membrane anchor protein AmaP: MSKSKKILLLIFCILILTIFLPILIDYHQVSDLGIHLFSWRDFYAEFLIARYVFWGTLVLSVLVLISMLAILFYPKQYLEIQLETQEDTLKLKNSAIEGFVRCLVIDHQLMKEPAVHVNSRKNKCFVYVEGKILPSDNISKRCLVIQNEITHGLKQFFGIEREVKLEVKVKEFEPPKTTKKTVSRVK, encoded by the coding sequence ATGTCAAAATCAAAGAAAATATTGTTACTTATTTTCTGTATCTTAATCTTGACTATTTTCCTTCCTATTCTCATAGATTATCATCAGGTCAGTGATTTAGGAATCCACTTATTCAGTTGGAGAGATTTCTACGCTGAATTTCTGATTGCTAGATATGTCTTTTGGGGGACACTTGTCCTATCTGTTTTAGTGTTAATTTCAATGTTAGCGATACTCTTCTATCCTAAACAGTATTTAGAGATTCAATTAGAAACTCAAGAAGATACATTAAAACTAAAAAATTCAGCTATTGAAGGCTTTGTTCGATGTTTGGTCATTGATCATCAGTTGATGAAAGAACCAGCGGTCCATGTAAATAGCCGCAAAAATAAATGTTTCGTTTATGTTGAGGGCAAAATTCTTCCTTCAGACAACATCTCAAAACGATGTCTTGTCATTCAGAATGAAATAACTCATGGATTAAAGCAGTTCTTTGGTATTGAACGTGAGGTAAAACTTGAAGTTAAAGTTAAAGAATTTGAGCCTCCAAAAACGACCAAAAAGACTGTTAGTCGTGTAAAGTAA
- a CDS encoding CsbD family protein, protein MSTEEKLNQAKGSIKEGVGKMIGDEKMEKEGTAEKVVSKVKEVAEDAKDAVEGAIEGVKNMLHKDEK, encoded by the coding sequence ATGTCAACAGAAGAAAAATTAAACCAAGCAAAAGGTTCCATTAAAGAAGGTGTCGGCAAAATGATCGGCGATGAAAAAATGGAAAAAGAAGGAACAGCTGAAAAAGTTGTTTCTAAAGTAAAAGAAGTTGCTGAAGATGCTAAAGATGCTGTCGAAGGCGCTATTGAAGGTGTTAAAAACATGCTTCACAAAGACGAAAAATAA
- the trpB gene encoding tryptophan synthase subunit beta, whose translation MAYQEPNKDGFYGKFGGRFVPETLMTAVLDLEKAYRESQADPSFQEELNQLLRQYVGRETPLYYAKNLTQHIGGAKIYLKREDLNHTGAHKINNALGQVLLAKRMGKKKIIAETGAGQHGVATATAAALFNMECTIYMGEEDVKRQALNVFRMELLGAKVEAVTDGSRVLKDAVNAALRSWVANIDDTHYILGSALGPHPFPEIVRDFQSVIGREAKQQYRDLTGQDLPDALVACVGGGSNAIGLFHPFVEDESVAMYGAEAAGLGVDTEHHVATLTKGRPGVLHGSLMDVLQDAHGQILEAFSISAGLDYPGIGPEHSHYHDIKRASYVPVTDEEALEGFQLLSRVEGIIPALESSHAIAFAVKLAKELGPEKSMIVCLSGRGDKDVVQVKDRLEADAAKKGEAHA comes from the coding sequence ATGGCATATCAAGAACCAAATAAAGATGGATTTTACGGAAAATTCGGCGGACGTTTCGTCCCAGAAACATTGATGACAGCAGTTTTGGACTTGGAGAAGGCCTACCGTGAAAGTCAGGCAGACCCCAGTTTCCAAGAGGAATTAAACCAACTTTTGCGCCAGTATGTAGGACGTGAAACGCCTCTTTACTACGCAAAAAACTTGACCCAGCATATCGGCGGAGCCAAGATTTACCTTAAACGTGAAGATCTCAACCATACAGGCGCCCACAAGATTAACAATGCCTTGGGACAAGTTTTACTGGCTAAACGCATGGGCAAGAAGAAAATTATCGCTGAAACAGGTGCTGGTCAGCACGGTGTGGCAACTGCAACTGCTGCAGCTCTCTTTAACATGGAATGTACCATCTATATGGGTGAGGAAGATGTTAAACGCCAAGCCCTTAATGTCTTCCGTATGGAGCTTTTGGGAGCTAAGGTTGAGGCCGTGACAGATGGTTCGCGCGTGCTCAAGGATGCAGTTAATGCAGCCCTTCGTTCATGGGTAGCTAACATCGATGACACCCACTATATCCTTGGTTCTGCCTTGGGGCCTCATCCTTTCCCAGAAATCGTTCGTGACTTCCAAAGTGTCATCGGTCGAGAGGCTAAACAACAGTACCGTGACTTGACCGGCCAAGATTTGCCAGATGCCCTAGTAGCTTGTGTTGGTGGTGGTTCTAATGCTATCGGACTCTTCCATCCCTTTGTAGAAGATGAGTCAGTAGCCATGTATGGTGCTGAAGCAGCTGGACTTGGTGTAGATACAGAGCATCACGTAGCGACTTTGACCAAAGGCCGTCCAGGTGTTCTTCACGGTTCCCTCATGGATGTGCTCCAAGACGCCCATGGTCAAATTCTTGAAGCCTTCTCTATCTCAGCAGGTTTGGACTATCCAGGTATCGGTCCAGAACATTCTCACTACCACGATATCAAACGTGCCAGCTATGTTCCTGTGACTGACGAGGAAGCCTTGGAAGGATTCCAACTCTTGTCTCGTGTGGAAGGGATTATCCCAGCCTTGGAATCTAGCCATGCCATTGCCTTTGCGGTGAAATTGGCCAAAGAACTCGGACCAGAAAAGTCAATGATTGTCTGTCTATCAGGTCGTGGGGACAAGGATGTGGTCCAAGTCAAAGACCGCTTGGAAGCAGATGCAGCAAAGAAGGGAGAAGCTCATGCCTAA
- a CDS encoding DUF2273 domain-containing protein — protein sequence MEWFKKYQYPIIAGLVGVILACFILSFGFFKTLFVLICGALGAFAGYYVKEKYLNK from the coding sequence ATGGAATGGTTTAAAAAATATCAGTATCCAATTATTGCAGGTTTAGTAGGTGTCATTCTCGCTTGCTTTATCTTATCCTTTGGCTTTTTCAAAACACTCTTTGTGTTAATCTGTGGAGCCTTAGGAGCATTTGCTGGATACTATGTTAAGGAAAAATATTTAAATAAATAA
- a CDS encoding helix-turn-helix transcriptional regulator encodes MKIDRQMGIISHLVNKRKTTAKELSELFKVSTRTIMRDIDDLSLAGIPLYVMKGKNGGIFLMEDFQTDKPPLTQSERLSIESGLKSRYQVLEDASTFNAILKLNATNTYSDFEIDLSLSQGNLEIRTLIFKLLEAIRGRVKIKFSYINSQGLVSQKNCEPYRIVYKDRSWYMDAYDTDKARFSVFKVARISELTLSDTFSKRHFTPLPYDGGAWMNENKVPVILHVQKIVLDRFVELLGYNAIKPINSDIYEITYPLNDNDWGYNTLLAFGKYITVISPKHFLKHFTNYIDTIHKQYPN; translated from the coding sequence ATGAAAATCGACCGTCAAATGGGGATTATTTCTCATTTAGTAAATAAACGAAAAACAACAGCTAAAGAATTATCAGAACTTTTTAAAGTCAGCACACGAACTATTATGAGAGATATTGATGATTTATCTCTTGCAGGCATTCCTCTCTATGTAATGAAAGGAAAAAATGGAGGCATTTTTCTTATGGAAGACTTCCAAACTGATAAACCTCCCCTGACCCAATCCGAGAGGCTTTCGATCGAATCTGGTTTAAAAAGCCGTTATCAAGTATTGGAAGATGCCTCTACTTTCAATGCTATATTGAAATTAAATGCTACCAATACATACTCTGATTTCGAAATTGATTTATCTCTATCTCAAGGGAACTTGGAAATACGAACTTTGATTTTTAAGTTATTGGAAGCTATCAGAGGTAGAGTAAAAATAAAATTTTCCTATATTAATTCACAAGGACTGGTGAGTCAAAAAAATTGTGAGCCTTACCGTATTGTCTATAAGGACCGGAGTTGGTATATGGATGCCTACGATACTGATAAAGCGCGTTTTTCTGTTTTTAAAGTTGCTAGAATTAGTGAACTTACTCTCTCCGATACTTTTTCAAAAAGACATTTTACACCACTTCCCTATGATGGTGGTGCTTGGATGAATGAAAACAAAGTACCTGTCATCCTGCATGTCCAGAAAATTGTTCTTGATCGATTTGTGGAACTCTTAGGCTATAATGCCATAAAACCTATTAATAGCGATATTTACGAGATTACTTATCCGTTAAACGACAATGATTGGGGATACAATACCTTGCTTGCTTTTGGAAAATACATCACTGTTATATCTCCTAAGCATTTCCTGAAACATTTCACCAACTATATAGATACCATTCATAAGCAATACCCAAACTAA
- a CDS encoding Asp23/Gls24 family envelope stress response protein, whose amino-acid sequence MSNVDKNVEKKDVAVVSQDVKGELTYEDKVIQKIIGLSIEKVPGLLDVDGGFFSNLTEKIINTDNVTHGVNVEVGKEQVAVDLNIVVEYQKNVPALYKEIKDVVVSQVTKMTDLEVVEVNVNVVDIKTKEQHEADSVSLQDRVTDVASSTGEFASEQFEKVKSGIGSGVAAVQEKVGEGVEAVKGEAKENARVH is encoded by the coding sequence ATGTCAAACGTAGATAAAAATGTAGAAAAAAAAGATGTTGCTGTTGTTTCTCAAGATGTTAAAGGGGAACTCACTTATGAGGATAAAGTCATCCAAAAAATCATTGGTCTTTCAATTGAAAAAGTACCTGGACTTTTGGATGTCGATGGAGGATTCTTCTCTAATCTAACAGAAAAAATTATCAATACAGATAATGTCACTCATGGTGTCAATGTTGAAGTTGGGAAAGAACAAGTTGCAGTTGACTTGAACATTGTTGTTGAATACCAAAAGAATGTCCCTGCTTTGTACAAAGAAATCAAAGATGTTGTCGTATCACAAGTTACAAAAATGACTGATCTAGAAGTTGTTGAAGTCAATGTGAATGTTGTTGATATCAAAACGAAGGAACAGCATGAAGCAGATTCAGTTAGCCTTCAAGACCGAGTAACTGACGTGGCTTCTTCAACAGGAGAATTTGCTTCAGAACAATTTGAAAAAGTAAAATCTGGTATCGGTTCAGGTGTTGCTGCTGTTCAAGAAAAAGTAGGCGAAGGTGTTGAAGCCGTTAAGGGTGAAGCAAAGGAAAATGCTCGCGTACACTAA
- the trpE gene encoding anthranilate synthase component I, whose amino-acid sequence MERIIHGDVLSPILAYMRLKGQHKVILESIPRDKETARFSILAYNPVFEIKFENGVLYQNGQVIDRDPLDFLYEVTHKSQHHSDLPFGGGAIGFVGYDMISLYEEIGQIPQDTIGTPDMHFFVYESYIVFDHKKEKIHVIEDALYSNRSQEDLEKALNQVLEELRNPAPNEFEDLDLSPLDFKSHIAPQKFEQMVETTRDLIRNGDMFQCVLSQRFSAEVTGNPFDFYRNLRVTNPSNYLYFYDFGDYQIIGASPESLVSVKNGIVTTNPIAGTRPRGATDEEDKALATDLLSDEKETAEHRMLVDLGRNDIGRISETASVQVTKYMEVELFRYIMHLTSVVKGRLLPELTAMDALKATLPAGTVSGAPKIRAMRRIYELETEKRGLYAGAIGYLSATGDMDLAIAIRTMILKNQTAYVQAGAGIVYDSIAQNEYQETINKAKSMTRIGELRP is encoded by the coding sequence ATGGAACGAATCATTCATGGAGATGTCTTATCACCAATCTTGGCTTATATGCGCCTAAAGGGGCAACACAAGGTTATCTTAGAAAGTATTCCGAGAGACAAGGAAACAGCTCGATTTTCTATCCTAGCCTATAATCCAGTTTTTGAGATTAAGTTTGAAAATGGAGTTCTTTATCAAAATGGTCAAGTGATTGATCGGGATCCTTTGGATTTCCTTTATGAAGTGACTCATAAGAGTCAGCACCATTCAGACCTACCTTTTGGTGGAGGAGCTATTGGCTTTGTGGGTTACGATATGATTTCTCTTTATGAAGAGATTGGCCAGATTCCTCAAGATACCATTGGGACGCCAGACATGCATTTCTTTGTCTATGAGAGTTACATAGTTTTTGACCATAAGAAGGAAAAAATCCATGTCATTGAGGATGCTCTTTATAGCAATCGCAGCCAAGAAGATTTGGAAAAAGCTTTGAACCAAGTGCTGGAGGAATTACGCAACCCTGCTCCAAATGAATTTGAAGACTTGGATTTATCTCCGTTGGATTTCAAATCGCATATTGCTCCTCAGAAGTTTGAGCAAATGGTGGAAACCACTCGTGACTTGATTCGTAACGGAGATATGTTCCAATGTGTACTCAGTCAACGCTTCTCAGCAGAAGTTACTGGAAATCCATTTGACTTCTATAGAAATCTCCGCGTGACCAATCCATCCAATTACCTCTATTTCTATGACTTTGGGGATTATCAAATCATCGGTGCCAGTCCGGAAAGTTTGGTTTCTGTCAAAAACGGCATCGTGACAACCAATCCGATTGCGGGTACGCGACCAAGAGGGGCTACGGATGAAGAAGACAAGGCCTTGGCGACTGACCTGCTTTCTGATGAGAAGGAAACAGCAGAACATCGGATGTTAGTAGACTTGGGACGCAATGATATCGGTCGAATCTCTGAAACAGCAAGTGTTCAAGTCACCAAGTATATGGAGGTTGAGCTCTTCCGCTATATTATGCATTTGACCAGCGTGGTCAAGGGGCGTTTGCTTCCAGAACTAACTGCCATGGATGCCTTGAAAGCTACACTTCCAGCTGGAACAGTTTCAGGAGCACCAAAGATTCGGGCGATGAGACGCATCTATGAACTGGAAACAGAAAAACGTGGCCTATACGCAGGAGCAATTGGCTACTTGTCTGCGACGGGTGATATGGATTTGGCCATTGCCATCCGAACTATGATTCTTAAAAATCAAACAGCCTATGTGCAGGCTGGGGCAGGGATTGTCTACGACTCCATCGCCCAAAACGAATACCAAGAAACCATTAACAAGGCTAAATCTATGACTAGAATTGGAGAACTAAGACCATGA
- a CDS encoding phosphoribosylanthranilate isomerase encodes MTKVKICGLSTKEAVETAVSAGSDYIGFVFAPSKRQVTLEQADELAKLIPSDVKKVGVFVSPSRAELLEAIEKVGLDLIQVHGQVGDDLFEDLPCASIQAVQVDGNGHVPNSQADYLLFDAPVAGSGQTFDWGQLDTTGLAQPFFIAGGLNEDNVVKAIQHFTPYAVDVSSGVEIDGQKDHEKIRRFIERVKHGISRTK; translated from the coding sequence TTGACAAAGGTTAAAATTTGTGGACTATCGACCAAAGAAGCGGTAGAGACAGCCGTATCAGCAGGATCAGACTATATCGGTTTTGTCTTCGCACCTAGTAAAAGGCAGGTGACCTTGGAACAGGCTGATGAGCTGGCAAAGCTCATTCCTTCAGACGTAAAAAAGGTTGGTGTATTTGTTTCACCAAGTCGGGCAGAACTGTTAGAAGCGATTGAAAAAGTTGGCTTGGACTTGATTCAAGTTCATGGTCAGGTAGGGGATGATTTGTTTGAGGATTTACCTTGTGCCAGTATTCAGGCTGTGCAAGTGGATGGAAATGGACATGTGCCAAATTCTCAGGCAGATTATCTCCTCTTTGATGCCCCTGTTGCTGGGAGTGGCCAGACCTTTGACTGGGGTCAACTGGATACGACAGGACTAGCTCAGCCCTTCTTTATCGCAGGTGGGCTTAATGAAGATAATGTAGTAAAAGCAATTCAACACTTTACTCCCTATGCAGTAGATGTATCAAGCGGAGTGGAGATAGATGGACAAAAAGATCATGAAAAGATTAGAAGATTTATAGAGAGGGTAAAGCATGGCATATCAAGAACCAAATAA